Genomic segment of Candidatus Eisenbacteria bacterium:
TGGGCGCGAAGAACGCCGTCGTGCCCGTTGACAGAGTCACCACCGCGTTTTTCGAGGGTCTGAAAGTGACGGGCGGCAAGGCATTCCATCCCGATCCCGACGCGGCCTACGTGCGAGAAGAGACCTGCAACATATCGCTGATGGTGCCGCAGGTGGCCTGTCCCCACGGCGTCGACAACGTGAAGCCCGTCGCCGAAATGGAGGGCACGAGGATCGATCAAGCAGTGCTTGGCTCGTGCACTAACGGAAGAATTGAAGACTTGAGAGAAGCGGCATCCGTCATGGCCGGGAGACGTGTTCATCCTCACGTGAGGATGCTCGTTGTTCCCGCCTCGAGGACCGTTCTTCTCGAGGGAATAAGGACCGGCGTTATCACGGAGCTCATAGAGGCCGGGGCCGTGCTGGTGAATCCCGGGTGTGGTCCCTGTCTGGGCGCGCACGAAGGAATCCTCGCCGACGGCGAGATCTGCATCGCGTCGACAAATCGCAATTTCAAGGGCAGGATGGGGAGTCCGACATCCGAGGTCTATCTGGCAAGTCCTGCCACCGTGGCCGCGAGCGCGGTCGCCGGAAAGATAACGGATCCGCGAAGGGTGAAGTGAGTCAAGGAGGGCGGGTAGGTTGGAAACAATGAAAGGTCGAGTCTGGGTGCTCGGCGACAACGTCGACACGGACGTCATATATCCTGGGAAGTATCTCCCGATAATCGTTCCGGAGGAGATGGCGCTTCATGCGCTCGAGGGAGTCGACCCGCAGTTCGCGAGCAAGTTGAAACCGGGAGACATAATCGTCGCCGGCTCGAACTTCGGATGTGGTAGTTCGAGAGAGCAGGCCGCCACGTGTCTCAAAGCCGCGGGCGTGGCCGCGGTTGTTGCCGGTTCGTATTCGAGGATATTCTTCCGCAACGCCCTCAATCAGGGTTTGCCCCTCGTCGAATCAAGAGAATGCAGCAAGCGCGTCAAGGAAGGCGACGTCGTGACGATTGATTTTGGACGAGGGAAGATTCTCCTTCCCGGGGGAGAGATGTCTTTCGAGCCACTGCCTTCCTTTCTCACGGAGATACTCGAGGACGGAGGTCTCATAGAGCACACAAAAAAGAAGATCGCGAAGGAACAATAGCTGACGAGAGAATAGCTGGAGGATCTTATGGCCAGGTACACGATTGCATGGATGCCCGGGGACGGAATCGGAGTGGACGTTCTGGACGCGGCGAAGATTGTTTTTGATGCAATGGCGCTGGACGCCGAGTACGTCACCGCCGAGATAGGCTGGACCTGCTGGGAAAGATACGGAAACGCGCTTCCGGATGCCACGGTCGAGATTCTCAAGAACTCTACGTGCGGATTCTTTGGCGCCATCACTTCGAAGCCGCACGTTCCCGGCTACCGCAGTCCCATAGTCAAGATGAGGCAGCTCTTCGATCTCTACGTCAATCTGCGTCCCTGCAAGGCCTATCCGGGAAATCCTCTAAACCTGAAGGAAGGCATAGACCTCGTGATCTTCCGCGAAAACACCGAGGGCCTCTATTTCGGGGCAGAGTTCTTTCCGATGCCGAAGGAAATAGCCGGACTCGAAGGAGTGAAGGGAAGGGTCGATCCGAGCGAGACGGCAGTGTCACTCAGAGTGATAACGCGCAAGGGCTCTCACAGAATTGTTAAGGCCGCCTTTGAATACGCAAGAAAACACGAGAGGAAGAGTGTCACCGTGGTGCACAAGGCGAACGTCCTGAGAAAGACGTGCGGTCTCTTCCTGGAAGAAGCTCAGAAGGTCGCCAAGGAATTCGCGGACATCGAGTACAGAGAGGCCAACGTTGACGCAGTCGCCATGTGGCTCATCAAGAATCCGACCGATTATGACGTGTTCGTGACGACGAATCTCTTCGGCGACATAATCTCCGACGAGGCGGCCCAGCTCGTGGGAGGCCTCGGTTTTGCTTCGTCGGGCAACATAGGCGAGAAGTTTGCCGTCTTCGAGCCTACGCACGGCTCCGCCCCCAAGTACGCCGGCCAGTACAAGGTAAATCCCATGGCGACGCTGCTTGCGGCGAGATTGATGCTGGAATGGCTTGGAGAAACGGCGAAGGCTCAGAGGCTCGAAGCGGCAATAACCGCCGTAATAAGAGAGGGCAGGAAGAGAACGTACGACATGGGCGGAACCTCGACCACACTGGAAGTCGCTGAAGAAGTCGCAAGAAAAGTCTGAACGTGTGATTCGGGGGCATGATTGCAGGATTTGATCGAACCGCGTGACCTGGTATTGTAGTGACTCATTCGGAGGAATGGTTGATGAAGCAGGACAAACACATCTTCTTCTTCGGCGAGGAAGAAACTCACCTCGGTGTGGAGATCAAGGACGTCCTCGGAGGCAAGGGGGCCGGCCTTTTCGAAATGACAAGAGCAGGTTTCCGCGTGCCGCCGGGATTCACGATCAGTACGCGGGTTTGCAGAATCTACTATGAGAAAAATGGAGAACTTCCTCTCGACTATCTTGAGGAACAGGAAGAGAACCTCAAGCAACTTGAAAAGATCATGGGGAAAAATCTGGGAGACGACCGGGACCCGCTCCTCGTATCCGTGCGTTCCGGAGCCAAGTTCTCGATGCCCGGGATGATGGACACTATTCTCAATCTCGGTCTGGGCGACAAGAGCGTGGAGGGCCTGGCACGCAAGACGGCCAACGATAGGTTCGCTTACGACGCATACAGACGATTCATTCAGATGTTCGGCAGTGTCGTGCTTGGTGTGAGCAAGGCTCTCTTTGAAGAGGAACTTCAGGCGGTGAAGGCACGAAAGGGAGTGGAAGAAGATACCAGGCTCGATGCTCAAGACATGAAAGAGGTTTGCCGCCGCTTCAAGGAGCTGATCAAGCGCGAGAAGGGGATTGAATTTCCGCAGGATCCTCGCAGGCAGCTCGACATGGCGAGAGACGCCGTTTTCGGATCCTGGAACAACGAGCGGGCGATTTTCTACAGAAGGCAGAACTCCATACCTGACGAGATCGGTACGGCCGTGAACGTGCAGGCGATGGTCTTCGGAAACATGGGCAGTACTTCCGGCACGGGCGTGGGTTTCACCAGGAATCCTTCTAACGGAGAGAGAAAGTTCTACGGTGAATATCTGATCAATGCTCAGGGTGAAGACGTGGTGGCAGGGATACGAACCCCCAGACCCATCGACGAGCTTGCCGGGGAAATGCCGGACGTCTTCGAGGAACTCCAGGGTATCGTCGCGAAGCTGGAGCGCCACTACAGGGACATGCAGGACTTTGAGTTTACCGTGCAGGAGGGGAAGCTATACATACTTCAGACCAGAACTGCAAAGAGGACGGGGCCCGCGGCAGTCAAGATAGCAGTTGAGATGGCGAAGGAAGGCCTCATTAGCAAGGAGGAAGCGCTTCTTCGCGTAACTCCCGAGTCCTTGGATCAACTGCTTCACCGGCAGATTGACAAGAGCGCGAACTTGCGCGTCATTGCGCGAGGCCTTGCTGCGTCTCCGGGAGCGGCAAGCGGCGCCGTCGTGTTCAGTGCCGACGACGCAGTAGCGTGGTCGAAGAATCGCAAGAAAGTGATACTAGTCAGGAACGAAACAAACCCCGATGACATCCATGGCATGCACGCAGCCGATGGAATCCTCACCGCTACGGGAGGGATGACGTCTCATGCCGCCGTTGTAGCAAGAGGCATGGGCAAGACCTGCGTTGCAGGATGCGGGGCCGTGAAAGTGAACGAGAAGGAAAGATTCTTCACCGTAGGCAAGATAACGGTGAGAGAAGGAGACTTGATCACGATCGATGGCTCCACGGGCGACGTGATTCTGGGTGACG
This window contains:
- a CDS encoding 3-isopropylmalate dehydratase, which translates into the protein MKGRVWVLGDNVDTDVIYPGKYLPIIVPEEMALHALEGVDPQFASKLKPGDIIVAGSNFGCGSSREQAATCLKAAGVAAVVAGSYSRIFFRNALNQGLPLVESRECSKRVKEGDVVTIDFGRGKILLPGGEMSFEPLPSFLTEILEDGGLIEHTKKKIAKEQ
- a CDS encoding isocitrate/isopropylmalate dehydrogenase family protein, with translation MARYTIAWMPGDGIGVDVLDAAKIVFDAMALDAEYVTAEIGWTCWERYGNALPDATVEILKNSTCGFFGAITSKPHVPGYRSPIVKMRQLFDLYVNLRPCKAYPGNPLNLKEGIDLVIFRENTEGLYFGAEFFPMPKEIAGLEGVKGRVDPSETAVSLRVITRKGSHRIVKAAFEYARKHERKSVTVVHKANVLRKTCGLFLEEAQKVAKEFADIEYREANVDAVAMWLIKNPTDYDVFVTTNLFGDIISDEAAQLVGGLGFASSGNIGEKFAVFEPTHGSAPKYAGQYKVNPMATLLAARLMLEWLGETAKAQRLEAAITAVIREGRKRTYDMGGTSTTLEVAEEVARKV
- the ppdK gene encoding pyruvate, phosphate dikinase; its protein translation is MKQDKHIFFFGEEETHLGVEIKDVLGGKGAGLFEMTRAGFRVPPGFTISTRVCRIYYEKNGELPLDYLEEQEENLKQLEKIMGKNLGDDRDPLLVSVRSGAKFSMPGMMDTILNLGLGDKSVEGLARKTANDRFAYDAYRRFIQMFGSVVLGVSKALFEEELQAVKARKGVEEDTRLDAQDMKEVCRRFKELIKREKGIEFPQDPRRQLDMARDAVFGSWNNERAIFYRRQNSIPDEIGTAVNVQAMVFGNMGSTSGTGVGFTRNPSNGERKFYGEYLINAQGEDVVAGIRTPRPIDELAGEMPDVFEELQGIVAKLERHYRDMQDFEFTVQEGKLYILQTRTAKRTGPAAVKIAVEMAKEGLISKEEALLRVTPESLDQLLHRQIDKSANLRVIARGLAASPGAASGAVVFSADDAVAWSKNRKKVILVRNETNPDDIHGMHAADGILTATGGMTSHAAVVARGMGKTCVAGCGAVKVNEKERFFTVGKITVREGDLITIDGSTGDVILGDVGTVEAKVSGEFGEFMGWADGVRRLKVRANADIPRDAAQARAFGAQGIGLCRTEHMFFAEERLPVVQKMIMYAAEAKATEREVRNLEAQLEKASWKEKGQLETELSAARKRMEEPMGIYKGALAELLPFQKADFIGLFKEMEGLPVTIRTLDPPLHEFLPKREDLTAELALLQERKAPPEQIEKKSTLLRRVNDLHEFNPMLGHRGCRLGIAFPEITEMQVRAIFEAACELAKDGKTIVPEVMIPLVGHVNEFREQKGIVDRMAKETMEKCGVKIEYLVGTMIELPRAAVTSDEIAGEAQFFSFGTNDLTQMTFGFSRDDAGKFLPQYIEQGILEKDPFVTIDQDGVGQLMRQSVEKGRKARPNLKIGICGEHGGEPSSVNFCHKLGLDYVSCSPFRVPIARLAAAQAQLREAGVGESLSI